GTCGTGCACCTCAAGGACGTCGTGAAGGACGGCCTGAAGGAGCGGTTCGCGGAGCTGCGGGCGATGGGGATCCGCACGGTGATGATCACGGGCGACAACCCGCTCACCGCCCGCGCCATCGCCGCCGAGGCCGGGGTGGACGACCACCTCGCCGAGGCGACGCCCGAGGACAAGCTCGCGCTCATCCGCAAGGAGCAGGAGGGCGGCCGGCTGGTCGCCATGACCGGCGACGGCACCAACGACGCGCCCGCGCTCGCGCAGGCCGACGTGGGCGTCGCGATGAACACGGGCACGTCGGCCGCGAAGGAGGCCGGCAACATGGTCGACCTCGACTCCGACCCGACCAAGCTCATCGACATCGTCCGCATCGGCAAGCAGCTGCTCATCACCCGCGGCGCGCTCACCACGTTCTCCATCGCCAACGACATCGCCAAGTACTTCGCGATCATCCCCGCCATGTTCACGGGCGTCTTCCCGCAGCTCGCGGTGCTCAACGTGATGCAGCTGCACTCTCCGGCGTCCGCGATCCTCTCGGCGATCGTGTTCAACGCGCTGATCATCGTGGTGCTCATCCCGCTGGCCCTCAAGGGCGTGAAGTACCGGCCGCTCAGCGCCTCCAAGGTGCTCAGCCGGAACCTGCTCGTCTACGGGGTCGGCGGCGTCGTCGCGCCCTTCGTCGGCATCAAGCTCGTCGACCTCGTCGTCAGCCTGATCCCCGGCTTCTGATCCCGCACCGCTCCCCGCACGCCCCACCCAGACAAGGAACCCCATGCCCTCCCCCCGCCAGTCCCTCCGCACCGCCGGCGTCGCCGTCCGCGCGATGGCCGTCCTCACCGTGATCCTCGGCGTCGGCTACACGGCCGTCGTCACGGGCATCGGCCAGCTCGCGCTCCCCGCGCAGGCGGACGGCTCGCTCGCCACCGCCGACGGGGAGGTCGTCGGATCCTCGCTCATCGGCCAGTCCTTCACGGACGCCGACGGCGCCGCGTCACCTGGGTGGTTCCAGTCCCGGCCGTCGGCCGCGGGCGACGGCTACGACGCGTCCGCGTCCAGCGGCAGCAACCTCGGCCCCGAGAACGAGGACCTCATCGCCTCGATCGAGGAGCGGAGGGCTGCGATCGCCGCCTCCGACGGCGTGGATCCGCAGACGATCCCGGCCGACGCGCTCACCGCGTCGGCCTCCGGGCTCGATCCGCACATCAGCCCGGAATACGCTCGACTCCAGGTGGCGCGCGTGGCCTCGGCCCGGGGGATCCCGGTGCAGGAGGTCGAGCGCCTCGTCGACCAGCACGTGCAGGGGCGCGACCTCGGCTACCTCGGCGAGCCGACCGTGAACGTGCTCCAGCTGAACATCGCGCTCGCCGGCCTCGGCGGCTGACGCCCGCACCACGCGGGCAAGGAAGAGGAGACATGAAGCGCGGTCGACTGCGGGTGCTGCTGGGAGCGGCGCCGGGCGTGGGCAAGACCTACGCGATGCTCGAGGAGGGCAGGCGGCTGCGCGACGAGGGCGCGGACGTGGTGGTCGCGGTCGTGGAGACCCACGGCCGCGCCGCCACCGCGGCCATGCTCGAGGGGCTGGAGATCCTGCCCCGCCGCGAGGTGTCGCACCGCGGGGTGGAGATCACCGACCTCGACGTCGACGCGGTCATCGCCCGCCGGCCGGCCATCGCGCTGGTCGACGAGCTCGCCCACACGAACGCCCCCGGCGGCCGCAGCGAGAAGCGCTGGCAGGACGTCGACCTGATCCGCGACGCCGGCATCGACGTGATCTCCACCGTCAACATCCAGCACATCGCGTCGCTCAACGACGTGGTCGAGAAGATCACGGGCGTGCCGCAGCGCGAGACGATCCCCGACCGCGTGCTCCGCGAGGCCCACCAGATCGAGGTGATCGACCTCGCGCCCGAGGCCCTGCGCGACCGGCTCGCCGGCGGGCGCGTGTACCCGGCCGAGCGGATCGACGCGGCCCTCTCCCACTACTTCCGGCTCGGGAACCTCACGGCCCTCCGCGAGCTCGCGCTCCTCTGGCTCGCCGACGAGGTCGACACCGCGCTCGCCGCCTACCGCGACGAGAAGGGGATCGACGCGCGGTGGGAGGCCCGCGAGCGCGTGGTCGTGGCGCTCACCGGCGGCGCCGAGGGCGAGACGCTGCTGCGGCGCGGCGCCCGGATCGCGGCCCGCTCGGCCGGCGGGGAGCTCCTCGCCGTGCACGTCTCCAGCCAGAACGGCCTCCGCTCCGGCAGCCCGGAGGCGCTCGCCCGCCAGCGCGCGCTCGTCGACTCGCTGGGCGGCAGCTACCACCAGGTCGTCGGCGACGACATCCCGCGCGCGCTCGTGGAGTTCGCCCGCGCCTCCAACGCGACGCAGCTCGTGCTCGGCGTCAGCCGCCGCAGCCGCCTGGCCGCCGCGACCACCGGGCCGGGGATCGGCGCCACCGTGATCCGCGAGTCCGGCGAC
This is a stretch of genomic DNA from Clavibacter zhangzhiyongii. It encodes these proteins:
- the kdpC gene encoding potassium-transporting ATPase subunit KdpC; this translates as MPSPRQSLRTAGVAVRAMAVLTVILGVGYTAVVTGIGQLALPAQADGSLATADGEVVGSSLIGQSFTDADGAASPGWFQSRPSAAGDGYDASASSGSNLGPENEDLIASIEERRAAIAASDGVDPQTIPADALTASASGLDPHISPEYARLQVARVASARGIPVQEVERLVDQHVQGRDLGYLGEPTVNVLQLNIALAGLGG